A part of Planococcus sp. MB-3u-03 genomic DNA contains:
- a CDS encoding RNA-binding S4 domain-containing protein: MRLDKFLKVSRLIKRRTLAKEVADQGRILVNGNKAKASSVVKEGDELQIRFGQKVVTARIDQLRENVRKEQTAEMYTILNEEKLDKVDPSFVDDEA, encoded by the coding sequence TGAGACTCGATAAATTCCTGAAAGTATCCCGTTTGATCAAGCGCCGCACTTTGGCGAAAGAAGTAGCCGATCAAGGGCGCATTTTGGTCAATGGCAATAAAGCGAAAGCGAGCAGCGTCGTTAAAGAAGGCGACGAACTGCAGATCCGCTTCGGGCAAAAAGTGGTCACTGCCCGCATCGACCAATTGCGCGAAAACGTCCGCAAAGAACAGACTGCGGAAATGTACACGATCCTGAACGAAGAAAAGCTTGATAAAGTGGACCCGAGCTTTGTGGACGACGAAGCATAA